Proteins encoded within one genomic window of Marasmius oreades isolate 03SP1 chromosome 4, whole genome shotgun sequence:
- a CDS encoding uncharacterized protein (BUSCO:EOG0926248P), whose protein sequence is MPRGIPNAKRDDTGIRYTTFHVPLATNPKHLGSTYLKSENQTLWHRNAQRKKQPQEETSQQQERRGSQVVVIHLGSRYLRVGKASDVNPVTVPNVVARKTKPPVPPPSFLEGVSRSRKTRRNRRSDVETEKDAVSSPLDDPFEEKLAAIVLSLRDRMRFYKLRVTPNANNIATTFNEQFRPEYIQEHNDPYRVDWINESDENVLVGEKALRLADPQASSYVARWPIYGHNFNTRDYSSKQMVLNDIETILCATLKEQLRIDPSDYGKYSVVLVIPDLYDRAYVRDLVHLLLVSMGFKQLCAQQESLAATYGAGISSACVVDIGAKITSIACVDEGLVISDTRMTLNFGGDDITELFFVLLERIGFPYREADLARSYDWNVIDALKCNLCTLSEVDVALNLYDFVVRKPGQPAEKYGLRTYDEIILAPMAFFEPRVIEFDRKRVGFVDNPNPDVTEEILEHPTDHITSAMMISTQHLMSVPDSAVGEHPDEKDIAIQNDIPMVENENAVPVSAEMTETSMDAIDIDDDSKSSVAQQSPSKSVTKPPTPEPSTDTPGGFDIDVSFEASKLPLDVAIYNSARAAGGDEKIRKYLQAVLVVGGTASISGMGHALDSRLQAISTPLVLNMEKVQIIPPPKDVDPQVLVWKGAAVLGKMEGASELWMTPQDWDVLGMRGLKERCFYL, encoded by the exons ATGCCCAGAGGAATCCCAAATGCGAAAAGAGATGACACCGGGATACGATATACGACGTTCCATGTCCCCCTTGC AACCAATCCCAAGCACCTCGGGTCGACTTATCTAAAATCTGAAAACCAAACATTATGGCACAGAAATGCTCAACGGAAGAAACAACCGCAGGAGGAGACTTCGCAACAGCAAGAGAG ACGTGGCTCCCAAGTCGTGGTGATACATCTCGGTTCACGGTATCTTCGAGTGGGCAAAGCATCAGACGTCAATCCAGTTACAGTGCCAAACGTTGTCGCTCGAAAGACCAAACCTCCAGTTCCACCGCCCTCGTTTTTAGAAGGCGTTTCGCGGTCTCGTAAGACCAGACGGAACAGACGGTCTGATGTAGAGACTGAAAAGGACGCCGTGTCCTCGCCTTTGGATGACCCG TTCGAGGAAAAGCTCGCAGCTATAGTGTTGTCACTTCGGGACAGGATGCGTTTCTACAAGCTTCGGGTTACCCCAAATGCCAACAATATAGCCACAACCTTCAACGAACAGTTCAGACCTGAATATATTCAAGAGCATAACGACCCGTACAGGGTAGATTGGATTAACGAAAGCGACGAGAATGTGCTAGTAGGAGAAAAG GCGCTTCGTCTGGCTGATCCTCAAGCGTCAAGTTATGTAGCTCGGTGGCCAATATATGGACACAACTTCAACACGAGGGATTACAGCTCAAAACAGATGGTCTTGAACGATATCGAAACGATCCTTTGTGCTACTCTGAAGGAACAACTCCGAATTGACCCCAGTGACTACGGG AAATATTCAGTTGTGCTCGTCATTCCCGACCTATATGATAGGGCCTACGTCCGGGACCTCGTCCACTTGCTTTTGGTATCGATGGGATTCAAACAGTTATGCGCTCAGCAG GAATCCCTAGCAGCTACATACGGAGCTGGAATCTCGAGTGCTTGTGTGGTGGACATCGGCGCAAAAATCACGAGCATTGCATGTGTTGATGAAGGGCTAGTAATCTCAGACACCCG CATGACCCTGAACTTCGGTGGCGATGATATTACCGAGCTCTTTTTTGTATTACTGGAACGCATCGGCTTCCCATATCGAGAGGCTGATTTGGCTCGATCGTATGATTGGAATGTTATAGATGCATTAAAGTGCAATCTCTGCACGTTGTCAGAG GTCGATGTTGCTTTGAACCTTTACGATTTCGTGGTTCGCAAACCGGGACAGCCAGCAGAAAAGTATGGATTGCGTACTTACGACGAAATCATTTTGGCTCCGATGGCAT TCTTTGAGCCTCGTGTGATCGAATTCGATAGAAAACGGGTTGGTTTTGTGGATAACCCTAATCCAGACGTAACAGAGGAAATTCTTGAACACCCGACTGATCATATC ACGTCCGCGATGATGATCTCAACTCAGCATTTGATGTCAGTTCCTGATTCAGCGGTTGGCGAGCATCCAGATGAGAAAG ACATCGCTATTCAGAACGATATCCCCATGGTCGAGAATGAGAACGCAGTACCTGTTTCTGCCGAAATGACGGAAACCTCGATGGATGCCATCGATATCGATGACGACAGCAAGTCCTCGGTTGCTCAGCAGAGTCCATCCAAAAGCGTCACCAAGCCCCCAACTCCAGAACCCTCAACCGATACTCCTGGAGGCTTTGATATAGATGTTTCTTTTGAAGCCAGTAAATTACCGCTGGACGTCGCGATTTACAACAGTGCGAGAGCAGCTGGGGGAGACGAAAAAATACGTAAATATCTTCAAGCCGTTCTCGTGGTCGGAGGAACAGCCAGTATATCAGGAATGGGTCATGCTCTTGATAGCAG GTTGCAGGCGATCTCGACGCCGCTCGTCCTGAACATGGAAAAGGTACAGATTATTCCACCCCCCAAGGACGTCGATCCGCAGGTTCTAGTTTGGAAAGGAGCAGCAGTACTGGGGAAGATGGAGGGTGCGTCCGAATTATGGATGACACCTCAGGACTGG GACGTTTTGGGAATGAGAGGATTAAAGGAGCGTTGCTTCTATCTCTAA